In Streptomyces sp. NBC_00433, a single genomic region encodes these proteins:
- a CDS encoding dihydrodipicolinate synthase family protein, translating to MTIRLPDASGVLRGYAPRSRPVDLATDLPLRSRVVYSAAHVVADPLRTAADEPAAVDWDATLAFRRHLWAHGLGVAEAMDTAQRGMGLDWPVAAELIRRSSAEARSAGGRIACGVGTDQLTGPAATLAEVTAAYEEQLAVVESAGSQAVLMASRALAAIAKGPEDYLDVYGHLLRQSSDRVILHWLGPMFDSALAGYWGSDDLDAATEAFLDVIAAHPDKVDGVKISLLDARREVELRRRLPEGVRCYTGDDFNYPELIAGDAEGFSHALLGIFDPLAPLAAAAVSTLDTGDTDGFRQLLDPTVELSRHLFCAPTRFYKTGVVLLAWLAGHQRHFTMVGGLQSARSLPHLARAYELADQVGLFPDPGLAEARMRGLLALHGVDA from the coding sequence GTGACCATCCGGCTGCCCGACGCGTCGGGCGTTCTCCGCGGCTATGCGCCGCGCTCGCGACCCGTGGACCTGGCGACGGATCTGCCGCTGCGCAGCCGCGTGGTGTATTCCGCCGCCCATGTGGTCGCCGACCCGCTGCGGACCGCCGCCGACGAACCGGCCGCTGTGGACTGGGACGCCACGCTGGCCTTCCGCCGCCACCTGTGGGCCCACGGACTCGGCGTCGCCGAGGCCATGGACACCGCCCAGCGCGGCATGGGCCTGGACTGGCCGGTGGCTGCCGAGCTGATCCGCAGGTCGTCCGCGGAAGCGCGGTCCGCCGGCGGACGGATCGCCTGCGGGGTCGGCACCGACCAGCTGACCGGGCCCGCGGCCACCCTCGCCGAAGTGACCGCCGCTTACGAGGAGCAGCTCGCGGTGGTCGAGTCGGCCGGCTCCCAGGCCGTGCTGATGGCCTCACGGGCGCTTGCGGCGATCGCCAAGGGCCCCGAGGACTACCTCGACGTCTACGGGCACCTGCTGCGGCAGTCATCCGATCGGGTGATCCTGCACTGGCTCGGCCCGATGTTCGACTCCGCCCTCGCGGGGTATTGGGGCAGCGACGATCTCGACGCGGCTACCGAGGCCTTCCTCGACGTGATCGCGGCCCACCCCGACAAGGTGGACGGCGTGAAGATCTCGCTGCTCGACGCCCGGCGCGAGGTGGAGCTGCGGCGCCGCCTGCCCGAGGGGGTGCGCTGCTACACCGGCGACGACTTCAACTACCCCGAACTGATCGCCGGTGACGCGGAGGGCTTCAGCCACGCCCTGCTCGGCATCTTCGACCCGCTCGCACCGCTGGCCGCGGCGGCGGTCAGCACTCTGGACACCGGGGACACCGACGGCTTCCGGCAGCTCCTCGACCCGACGGTGGAGCTGTCCCGGCACCTTTTCTGCGCCCCGACGCGCTTCTACAAGACCGGTGTCGTGCTGCTCGCCTGGCTGGCCGGCCACCAGCGGCACTTCACCATGGTCGGCGGGCTCCAGTCGGCGCGCTCGCTGCCGCACCTGGCGCGGGCGTACGAACTGGCCGACCAGGTGGGGCTCTTCCCCGACCCCGGGCTCGCCGAGGCCCGGATGCGCGGGCTGCTGGCTCTGCACGGGGTGGACGCATGA
- a CDS encoding sugar phosphate isomerase/epimerase produces MTDTAPRDLTRLSINQETVKQWSLPELAVGCAAAGIGSVGLWRAPVQEYGVDRTARLMREHGLTVTSLCRGGFFTARDPRERARALDDNRAAIDEAAALHTGTLVLVSGGLPDGDRDIAAARERVADALAVLAPYAAERGVRLALEPLHPMYASDRCVISTLGQALDIAERFPAEQVGVVVDTYHLWWDDLAPAHTVRAGEGARIACFQLADWVTPLPEGVLLGRGQLGDGCVDLRGWRRRVDAAGYDGAVEVEIFNPALWARDGAEVLAEVAERYVLHVS; encoded by the coding sequence ATGACCGACACCGCGCCGCGGGACCTCACGCGGCTGAGCATCAACCAGGAGACCGTCAAGCAGTGGTCGCTGCCCGAACTGGCCGTGGGATGCGCCGCCGCCGGGATCGGCTCGGTCGGCCTGTGGCGGGCGCCCGTCCAGGAATACGGCGTGGACCGCACCGCCCGCCTGATGCGGGAGCACGGGCTCACCGTGACGTCGTTGTGCCGCGGCGGCTTCTTCACCGCGCGGGACCCGCGGGAGCGGGCCAGGGCGCTCGACGACAACCGCGCGGCGATCGACGAGGCGGCGGCCCTGCACACCGGCACCCTCGTCCTGGTGTCCGGCGGACTGCCGGACGGCGACCGGGACATCGCCGCGGCCAGGGAGCGGGTCGCCGACGCGCTCGCGGTTCTGGCGCCCTATGCCGCCGAGCGGGGGGTGAGGCTGGCTCTGGAGCCGCTGCACCCGATGTACGCGTCCGACCGGTGCGTGATCTCCACCCTCGGCCAGGCGCTGGACATTGCCGAGCGTTTTCCCGCAGAGCAGGTCGGTGTCGTCGTGGACACCTACCACCTGTGGTGGGACGACCTGGCGCCCGCGCACACCGTCCGCGCGGGCGAGGGCGCCAGGATCGCCTGCTTCCAGCTGGCCGACTGGGTCACCCCGCTGCCCGAGGGCGTGCTGCTGGGCCGGGGCCAGCTCGGCGACGGCTGCGTCGACCTGCGCGGATGGCGCCGGCGGGTGGACGCGGCCGGCTACGACGGAGCCGTCGAGGTGGAGATTTTCAACCCCGCCCTGTGGGCGCGGGACGGCGCGGAGGTCCTCGCGGAGGTAGCCGAGCGGTACGTCCTGCACGTCAGCTGA